The proteins below are encoded in one region of Colletotrichum lupini chromosome 5, complete sequence:
- a CDS encoding zinc-binding dehydrogenase produces MASTMRAVDIKDGKGPKENLFINADTPKPTAGEGEALVKIKAFGINRMDQIQRLGNYPLPPQAPKTLGVEFSGTIESFGSGDHGDFKAGDEVFGLAYGGAYAEYIAVNSKMLLHKPDFLSWEQAAGVPETWITATQALFLVGEFSKGKSVLWHAGASGVSIAGIQLAKDAGASAVYATAGSNEKCDFVVDKVGATAAFNYREVDWAEKIKEATGGKGVDVIVDFVGGGYFQKNLDVAARDARIVLLGLLGGPNIEGANIGPLLYKRIRLEGSTLRSRDVEYQGKLRDRLEEYVPHFKTGKLKVVIDTVLPWEKIQEAHAHLEANKNSGKIICTIS; encoded by the exons ATGGCCTCAACAATGAGAGCAGTTG ACATCAAGGACGGCAAAGGTCCCAAGGAGAACCTCTTCATCAATGCCGACACACCAAAGCCCACGGCGGGCGAAGGTGAGGCCCTGGTCAAGATCAAGGCCTTTGGCATCAACCGCATGGACCAGATCCAACGTCTTGGCAATTACCCGCTCCCGCCTCAGGCGCCCAAGACCCTGGGAGTCGAATTCAGCGGGACTATTGAATCCTTTGGCTCGGGCGACCACGGCGATTTCAAGGCTGGAGATGAGGTCTTTGGCCTCGCGTACGGTGGCGCATACGCCGAGTACATTGCCGTCAATAGCAAGATGCTGCTGCACAAGCCCGATTTCCTGTCCTGGGAGCAGGCCGCTGGTGTTCCAGAG ACCTGGATCACCGCCACGCAAGCCCTGTTCCTCGTAGGCGAGTTCTCAAAGGGCAAATCCGTCCTCTGGCACGCCGGCGCCTCTGGCGTCTCCATCGCGGGCATCCAGCTGGCCAAGGACGCGGGTGCGTCCGCCGTCTACGCGACGGCCGGGTCCAACGAGAAGTGTGACTTTGTGGTCGACAAAGTCGGTGCCACGGCGGCCTTCAACTACAGGGAGGTCGACTGGGCCGAGAAGATCAAGGAGGCGACGGGCGGCAAGGGCGTGGACGTGATTGTCGACTTTGTCGGGGGCGGCTACTTCCAGAAGAACCTCGACGTCGCGGCGCGGGACGCGCGCATCGTCCTGCTCGGCCTGCTGGGCGGGCCCAACATCGAGGGGGCCAACATTGGGCCTCTGCTGTACAAGCGGATCAGGCTTGAGGGCAGCACGTTGCGGAGCAGGGACGTGGAGTATCAGGGCAAGTTGAGGGATCGGTTGGAGGAGTATGTGCCGCACTTTAAGACGGGCAAGCTCAAGGTCGTAATTGATACGGTGCTTCCGTGGGAGAAGATACAAGAGGCTCATGCGCACCTGGAGGCGAACAAGAACTCGGGAAAGATCATCTGTACCATTTCGTAG